The genomic region GTGTGTTTCTGCATAGTCCGCGCGGTAATCACTGTTTGTGATGATTCCACATTGGTATTTCTAGGTCTTAAGGATAAAGTGGTGGTCGAAGAttcgttagttttttttaaactgtataaAGCCTCTTTTTATTCTGTGTAAAGTTTTGTTACGTTTGTAATGCGAAAAATTGAGACAAGTCTGAGGTTTGACCTATTTTAATGTAGCTTTAAGAAATTATGTTATTACTATTTGCTTTGATTCATTGAATATTTTCGGACCAAATTTCTTAACTCTGTGATTTAAGTGATACcaacaaaagcaaaattaattttatcaattagcTGTTGGCAGCGGATCTGTTGGCTACTTATCTAAAACGATCCCATGGAAACATACAATTAGGATAAAACTATTCTATCCACTACCTGTGCAACAAATTTAGTCCAAATATGTATTCGTTGTGTCAAGAGAATTGTACGTAAAATAAGGTTTCTAGTATATcgaattctttaaattaaacccaattcttatcattaaaataaaagaaaaacgtattTCATACAATAAAAACCGGTATCATCAGTTATACAAAATCATCGTCCGCCATTCCAATCCACAATCTCGAGCGAAACTTGACAAAACTCAAGGATATAAAAagactaaactaaaaaatattcgaaGCAACCGCACTCCTACCGTGAGCTGTTAAAACGCGCTGatattgtggaagcaagacagcactAGACTAAacatagcggcatctcttttacacaaCAGCGATAGTAATACTTCAAGATCTCATACTACTAGTAGTGAGAGGGTTGGTTTTgcgaaaaaaaaaaggaaaatcgtCTGAAACTGTACGGCAAAGTAGTCAGGCTAGAATCTAGTTTTACGGTAGAGTTTCTGCGGTTTTAACTTTTATACGCTACAGACATATCTTAGTTTAGTTCTAGATGTTCGAATGGCATTTGAGAATTGCGAAAGTTTCGCTTCATATACTCGTAACATTTAATTACGACTTAATTGCTGAAGTAATTTCACTCGTTCGTAGTGTGCTTTACAattgaattttactttaaattcgcaaacaaagaaacaaagaaGAATATATATTAACATATCAATTCGtggtttttcttatttattgttatagcgaACACATAAATACgtcatttatgaaaatgttaaatgttagctaaaacggttcatgagatacagcctgacgAGGGACGAATAGACAAACAGGTAGaaagacagacaaacggacggaCGTAAAACGAGCCTTGGGAATAGAGTTCtaaggttccatttttaccctatGTATGGACCCCAAAAAAGGATGCATAGCTCAAAATTGCTCTTGACAAAACacactttttacttattaccaTTGAATAACAACCAACACACATACTCACACTGTACCCAAAACAAATCTCCAAGTATTAATCCCTCTCTCATCATTCATTAtcactgaaatataaaaatatctgtaatCTGCAAACCAGCTGCAGAGAATTATACGTTTCCCGTCGCGAATAGTCAACGTGCTGGAAACGAGTTTAACTGAAGAACCGGTGCAGTCTTCTTATTTGCCTgtaatatggtttttttttacctttttacttTTCCGTTTACAGGCAAAttagaaaatgattttcttGGTGGAAAATATAAACTGAAATGAAGtggttttttaatactttatctCTTACCTACtacaataataatcttaatCTTTAATTCGGGAAGTTTAAagattgtataaaattaaactgttgttttttctagcaatttaaatattaatttttcaatgtcctaattaatttcataaatagaaGTTTGCTAGACaagattaaataatacctaattaaaagtttcttaGTTACCCCACGAatgcacatatttttttaaataaggactACAACATTTCTATGTATTCATCATACCACCTAATCgattaatatttagaaaatacatCCTTAGTCTTCATACGAAACACAACACTGGCTGTAAACACATACACAACCACCAAAAGCCTAATaccaaaacacaaacaaaacgcGTCTCGAAACATAACCTCATTACACTTCAATCATCGAATTCGGTACaacgcaaaacaaaataataaacaacttcAACTCGATGCTAGCTGTAATCGTTTTCAATCGAGTCAGCGTTGCTAAATCGAATTATTCGCGTCCCGTCGTTCGTCCGCAACTTCGCCTGtgcctgatttttttttttaactttttttttgttgttccttttttaaaaacatggtAGCTGGCGCGTATTTTAAATATCGATTGTCTTATTGACGGgtaacttactttttaattatttttcctttgttcgttacatttttaaatagctttcaATTTCAgtgaacttatttttaattatgcttgCTTGTagtgtttttgtaaaagaaGAATAATGTAACCGTATTTTAATCTGTAGTATTTTTCGATTTTAGCCTTTATTGAGTTTCTCTACGAATCTTTTTTGTAGCTTTGTTTATTCGGAGTTGtagcattaataaaaaatcaatagcacgctgttttttttcactttttatatgaataataaaataaaaatgaagaataataaaaatgtatcaagatAAAATTCTTAAAGCGATGAAACGCATTGAAGTGGTGGCTaaaaacgtcacttgtcggtaaataGTGTTattgataagtgacgtcatacaagTTCATGTTTAcgcgataaaagaaaaaatacataaccgATAGTTTTTTGTTAATCAATCTAAGGGTCTAACCTAatctattttttagtttaatatccAATCAATAATCCTTCATGGCACCCATGGTCAACAAAGTCCTATACATTATAGCTATATGTAGGTATTGTGCAGTAAATACGACTGACGCCGAAGCTAATCTAAGCTAATCCCAGCTCTGGACATagatttaaatgaatgaaatttattagttttagagCACGGGTTTATGTCTGCAAACGGATAGTGACGTAATGGAAAtccttagtaaatatttatgctGTGTTCCATCTCTCTGACACAAAGTTTTTTGTCCAAAAGTGGGATCTGGAGTCTTGTATTCTATATGCGTGGGTCATTTTCgatgattctttatttatttattataaacgactGACCAACTAAGGCATTAAATCCTAATATCGCGGGGCGTACCACAATTATTCAAGTTACATgtacaaacacacccagacataggacaagcactcgtggatcacacaaacgcttgtcctacgcggagatcgaacccacgacacacCGCGCTCTATGGTTTTGGCTTCGTGATCCTTACCAaccctcggctatccgtgcagtcaagtctTTGTTTTTAACATCCTCGTATAGAATCTATAAAGTTCAGTGTTCTGAGTGCTGAACCTATCACCACGccttaaactaaataatattattgagggtgtggaagagagatactTACGcagtgtatagcgctgtcacgcttcaaCGCTTCGATGTTCTTGGGTTGAgtacatgttaaaaaaaagaatagtgtAATAGAATCATTTCTTTAATGCCAAAAACGCTTTCACTGCCTTAAAAACATCGTTAACGAATTCCGTAGGTCGTTCAAAAGCAATGAATTGTCCTCCGAAGTCATAACTGGTGGTACCGACGAGGTTGGGATACTTCCAGCGAAGGACGAAGTCTGGGCTATAGGAGAAAGAGTTTTTAACACGAAGACCCCATGTGGGAACTGGTGTGGGCATCCTGgaatcaatttaatataaaaaaaatcagaaaactAGTTCGCAGAAAATTCTATGATGACGTCAAAATTATACgactaatttattttggaaaagttGTACTTCTACAAGCGTCATGTTATAAacaatgattttgaaaataccTTTCgcataaaaggaaataaaataatatttcatttagttGTAACTACAGAAAGAATAACCATCTTTAGTTTACAGTTCTATAAACTAACTATATAAATGGAAGAATATAACTTTTGGTAACTTTTTTCTAACAAAGACCGTCTTTCAATAGTTAAATTCTGTATACACTATTTGTAGTCCAGTTTCGGGTTCTCAATTATTCCagtggaaaaaaaacaagtagaaAATTAGTAGACTTCGAAACTTACCGAGCAAAAGCATTTTCCACTTCATAATCATCAAAGTTCTCTTTGAAGAACCTCAAAGAGGTTGTAATACTTCCACTGATGTAGTACATCATGATGTTATCCAGAAGTTTGTCGTAAGAATAGTATTTGTCTAATCCACCGTCAGGGTCAAACTTATTCGATGGATCAGTCATTATCATGATCCTATCTAAAATGTAGCTGGCAAGACCCACTGGGGAGTCTTGGAGAGCGATGcctgaaaattaagaaaagaatTTGAGATTTTGATACAGGATACATATCATATTAGAGACATTTATgactagtaataataataataatatttatccgTTCGTCACCAACCATCATTGAACAGATCATTACACCATCTCGTCAGTCCATCCACCCCATTTTACGAAAGTGAAAATTGTATAGTTGAAAGCCATAACACTTCTGAACTAATAGTTAGATTTCATTTCAAgtacaatattgaaataacccTTACCAATAGTATCTGGCTTAGTAGCTTGCAGATGCAAATAACCAGACTCCTCCAAATAAAACATGATCTTATCAGCCAAAGGATACAATTTATCAGCATCACCACCAGCCACAAATGTTGGCCAAATAGCGCCCAATATCCACGTCAAATATGCTCTGTTCGTAGGTACAACGGGGGAACTCGAATGGAAGCCAAGAACTTCATCAGGGAAGATGGTGGCCAAGTCGGCGCCAACGTTATGGCCAATGCCGTTGCCTGCGACGTAATAGTGCTTATGTTCGAGTCGATGCATTAAGTTCCTCATGATGACTGCTATTTGATTAGGAGAGAGCCCTGGACGGACAGCGCCCTGAAAATTGAAGGCACATTGTATAAAATTTGTCAAGGTATTTTCATAAGGGCAAAGTTATCAGTTTTTCAATAAGTTATTCTGGGAGAACTATTGTAGAGATGTCACCAAGATCAGTTATGCCATTAGTGTCAAGCATCGAAGCTGTGTCTTCTGCGGTGGATTCTATCAACAGGGACCTCGACAGTATCAGGGATTGGGTGGAGGGGTTTGGTCTGGTCGTGAACCCCACCAAGTGCCAGGCTATAATCGTGGGCAGCCAGCGAATGCTCAGCAAACTTGATGCTACAACCATCCCGCCGATTATCTACGACGGATCAGTGATCGATCTCAGCTTGACTGTCAAGAATCTCGGCCTCTCGATTGACTCAACGCTGAGTTGGCGTGCACAAGTTGCTGATGTCTCGCAAAAAGTCACAGGCACACTACGTACTCTATACCGGCTAAATAATTTCCTTCCGTCCAAGACTAAGGTAATGCTCGTGCAAACTCTTATTTTCCCAGTTATCGACTATGGCGATGTGTGTTATTTGGACCTGAATGCAGATCTTCTTAATAAACTGGACAGACTTCTCAATAACTGCATTCGATTCGTTTTCAATCTTCGTAAGTATGACCATTTGTCTGCTTATCGCACCACCCTTGGCTGGCTTCCCATCCGCGAGCGCCGTAAGATGCGGGCTCTCTGTACTCTGTTTTCTTTCTTGACGTCTCCCTCTCCCCCTGCTTACTTATCACCTTATTTCCGTTATCTGTGCGATATTCACAGCCGCGACCTCCGGTCTTCCaataatcttcttcttctgtgtcCTTCCCATAGCTCTGGTTTCGTCAACTCTTCTTTCCCTGTACAAGCCGTTTCACTTTGGAACTCTCTTCCCCCTGAAATCAGGATGTCTACCAACCGTTTGGCATTTAAAGTGAGGGTTCGTAAACTGTTACTGGAAAGTCTAGCTGAGTTGTCCCTACAACCTTCATCGTCCTAATTCTTAAATCTAAGTATGTGTATGTACTATAtcttatgtattagtattattttccttagtatgtaaataagtaagtctacatattgcacattatgtatgtttaattaggatatatatatactaccttacctttatttataggcacacctacctcttgatatTTCTGCattaccctatggttgactggtagagaatgcctcaggcattaagtccgccattgtacatttaatgtatagaagtgtaaataaaataaataaatagtgtccTTAATACCAGGGAAATACCATGATCTCGGTAGAAACAGAGCAAAAGTTGGAACATGGGTGAGTTTTAGCCAGTTAAAGTCTGATACTACCTTTCGCTTCACACAAAGCGTAAGAagacatttgatgatttccttGCGTTCCGTTGATTCTCACTAAAAAGACCTAACCAGCCTAATCCGTagactaaaacaaaacacattctataaaaaaaacgaattaccTCAGAAAATCCAAATCCGGGCAAGCTCGGAACaataacttcaaaaacaaagttataCCCGGGTCTCACTTTAGTCAGTAAGGGTATTGCTTCGTAAAACTCCAGGACTGACCCGGGCCAACTATGCAAAAGGAGTAAAGGAACaacctgaaaaataattagGAGTAAGGGAAAATATAGTCAAGCAATTGGTAGGGTCAGCAAAGGAAGTCGATGGAccgaatcaaaataatattactgaagttgtagatgatgatgatgtgtttTCTGTTTTtgctataataacaaatgtactaaaaataaaggttgAGGCTAAGCAACGGTCGTAACACATAACTAGCTTTGTCACcgaagcgattttttttttctttagccttttttTAGACaacgatttcattttaatagGTACAAGtacaatatatttgtatagcCAGCTTTCAGTAGCTTTTTTGTTTAAGCTGTATCTAAGCGCctcgtattaatattttttaacctgaTTTTGTTGTTGGCTGTACTATGCACGCCAATTTGTGACTCAGTGTAGCaggaatgtttttgaaaattcatattttgtataGAGAACTGTGTTATAAATTCACAATCTCCATAGgaattgtaattttgtgttgcttaatattttttcgtactTGATACCTATGAACAAGatagaaaattatttgattaaataacctacgtgttaaaataaaactggcTATAAAGTATATCTaagcaacattataaaaattaaggaaaaaattCCTGCTATGCACAATGTACAGAATttcaaaaactgaaacaattttagatttttgttttgctttttggTAATCATAACTTCATAACCATATACATAACCATATTACGTACCCAGATAACAACATTTAATCATTCCGTCGTCTGTCTTGcgagtccgattcgcacttgattGGTTTTTTATATACTTTGATCCTATCTCATTTTAGAGCATTCAGGTATAAACCTTTTCATTGAAACTATTTTGCCTCAAACAGACTATAACTACTCTCAGTCACTACTTCAATATCTACTAgcaaaatactttcaaatacAAAACGTGAAAGACATGTAATCAGTTTTAGCCGTACCAATCCAACTAGGTTTCGACGGAACGGATTGCAGCGACTAAAATCGTTAGCTACCGACTAACTCTCATTGAAGGAAACATTTGGGGCACGGTCACCGTCTTTAAAAATTCCGCCCGTGTAACCAGATCACAACGTAATCTGGATTTCGAATTGAATCGAAGCTTTATGAAGGTGTATTGAATAccgttattgttttgtttcaaaattgttttgaggataaattggaatttaaaatattgaagatttaGATTAAGAATTTCGAGTGgagttcagttgttttttttttgcgagtGATTTAAATACggctattgttttaaattgaatcgaATTTCTTGGAAAAGATTTGGCTAAATTTAACgcacaaataatgtttttttttttattttagaatcagctttgtttttttttatctttcccTAATCCGTCATATATTTATACAGTACTTTTATTTAGTCCTTAGTTGTCACATCAAGATAGTACCTTTGACTGCAAAGCACAGTATTGGACACGGTTTCCTCTCGCCTGCGTCTCGGAAGCCAACAATTAATTTTGGATGCTAAAGGAGATTTATATTATGATCTTACACACTTATAGAGCGATCGTAATATCGCTCGCTGACCTATTTTCTTTCATCAAATAGTTAATTGGCAACGAATTCTTAATGTCTGAGGAGCATATAGTCATAATTTTTGTTCAAAGTTACCAGTTCTGAgttgttatgttattttattctcttgGAACTATTTGAGAAacttaataatatgtaattgtaaattTGCCGTATGCAAATAGTGAGAATTTAACTGTCTCGGTCAAATGCTTTACTTCAATATGGTAATACTTTGATTATAATGTGTTTTGTGGaacaaatgaaaagaaaatgatttgaCAACTCACCATAACATTCTTCTCCACTTTGGGCTTCACATGAACATAATGAACATCCAATCCTTGCACATTGGTCCTAAATTGTTCGAACTTATTGAAATACCTCTCTCTATCCCTAAAGCTATATTTAAAGACCCAGTGGGAGAATATCTTGCCAAACGCATCAGTGTGCACACCGTAAGTCCATGCCGTGTCTTCAAAACTCTTTTTCTTTAAGGTCCGCCGGTATACTTCGAAAAGCCATCGTAGTTCAGAATCCATCTGCAACAGACGGTGAATGGGATTGGTTCTTTGTTTATTTGGTGGTGACTGTGATATAGGAAATGTCTAACTTCGCTTCTTGGAGTAACTTTTTGCAGTAGATAAAGTGAGACGACGGACAACATGACGTAGAATAGCATGTTGATTCCACGACTGCAACAGTTTTAATGTTTCAAGTGGTGGTGGTAGCTTAGTAAAACATGAGAATATAAATATGGCAGGAGATAAATTTTCTGTCTCCAATTGACGACAACTTAATTGGTGTTGAAGAATACAAGACGAAATATTGAAATGCCAAATTCAATATCAGTTAATTTCGATGACCATCTACATAGAATATGTAAGTCAAATAGAAGCGTTTTGTTCCTCAACATTCAGTAATTGTATCGTTTGAATAGCCAATGGCTATACACCTACGACTATGAAGACTAGTGCCCTTATTTACTCTCCAAAATcggtttttaaattaagatacCAAAAGTTGCCATTTAACacgtcaaaaaatatttctttgtatctATCATCTTTACCGTATCTATGTTTATTAACAGTTCATTAACAATACTTACTGAATCAGAAAAAATAACTCTATACGGCCTTATAGATGTATCTCTAGGTTCCGAAGTATTAAGACCCCAGTTTTTGTTGAGGTCCAGTTTCGGCAGATCAGGTATATGGGTCAAGTCATCATAAACTCTATATGCTAGTACAGACAGGCCAATTAGTAGTAAGAATGATATCAAAGATGCGACCTGAAACaattggtaaatatttatgtaaataaaccgGTGCTAGATCAAGTACATGTTAAAGGAAGTGAtaaaatttttaatacttttttaacaaaaaaatgcatttcaaCGTCACATATACACTTCGATGAGCTAATGCTATTTTCGAACACGGTATCTTATTGAAGTCGAATTCGTTctcttttaaaaaagaaaaatgctcACGTTAATGAATGACAAAATGTTCATTTTTGAACAGAAATGGTTTACCTTGTACTTatgtttaattcaatatttttttaggtgttAATTAGTAACAAATCAAAAAATCACTTAAATTCTTTGATTTTCTGTATGCGGGGTATCATTGCCATTGTACTTAAACTTGTTCGATATCGAAACATTTATCTTCATCGTGCAT from Trichoplusia ni isolate ovarian cell line Hi5 chromosome 12, tn1, whole genome shotgun sequence harbors:
- the LOC113499702 gene encoding juvenile hormone epoxide hydrolase-like — its product is MGKKEKKKETESVKISKKKEVKTEQKSNNGLHVASLISFLLLIGLSVLAYRVYDDLTHIPDLPKLDLNKNWGLNTSEPRDTSIRPYRVIFSDSMDSELRWLFEVYRRTLKKKSFEDTAWTYGVHTDAFGKIFSHWVFKYSFRDRERYFNKFEQFRTNVQGLDVHYVHVKPKVEKNVMVVPLLLLHSWPGSVLEFYEAIPLLTKVRPGYNFVFEVIVPSLPGFGFSEGAVRPGLSPNQIAVIMRNLMHRLEHKHYYVAGNGIGHNVGADLATIFPDEVLGFHSSSPVVPTNRAYLTWILGAIWPTFVAGGDADKLYPLADKIMFYLEESGYLHLQATKPDTIGIALQDSPVGLASYILDRIMIMTDPSNKFDPDGGLDKYYSYDKLLDNIMMYYISGSITTSLRFFKENFDDYEVENAFARMPTPVPTWGLRVKNSFSYSPDFVLRWKYPNLVGTTSYDFGGQFIAFERPTEFVNDVFKAVKAFLALKK